In Macadamia integrifolia cultivar HAES 741 chromosome 12, SCU_Mint_v3, whole genome shotgun sequence, the following are encoded in one genomic region:
- the LOC122058196 gene encoding S-adenosylmethionine synthase 1 produces MDTFLFTSESVNEGHPDKICDQISDAILDACLEQDPESKVACETCTKTNMVMVFGEITTKAKVNYEKIVRDTCRGIGFVSADVGLDADKCNVLVNIEQQSPDIAQGVHGHLTKKPEEIGAGDQGHMFGYATDETRELMPLTHVLATKLGAKLTEVRKNGTCPWLRPDGKTQVTVEYKNEGGAMVPLRVHTVLISTQHDETVTNEQIGKDLKEHVIKPVIPSQYLDDKTIFHLNPSGRFVIGGPHGDAGLTGRKIIIDTYGGWGAHGGGAFSGKDPTKVDRSGAYIVRQAAKSVVASGLARRCIVQVSYAIGVPEPLSVFVDTYKTGKIPDRDILALIKENFDFRPGMIAIDLDLKRGGNSRYQKTAAYGHFGRDDADFTWETVKQLKNDKA; encoded by the coding sequence ATGGATACCTTCCTCTTCACCTCAGAATCCGTCAATGAGGGTCACCCTGACAAGATCTGCGACCAGATCTCTGATGCCATCCTTGATGCCTGCCTAGAACAAGACCCAGAGAGCAAGGTTGCCTGTGAGACATGCACCAAGACCAACATGGTCATGGTCTTTGGTGAGATCACCACCAAGGCCAAGGTGAACTATGAGAAAATTGTTCGAGATACCTGCAGAGGCATTGGTTTTGTTTCAGCTGATGTGGGTCTTGATGCTGACAAATGCAATGTCCTCGTCAACATTGAGCAGCAGAGCCCTGACATTGCACAGGGTGTTCATGGTCACCTCACAAAGAAGCCTGAGGAAATTGGAGCTGGGGATCAAGGTCATATGTTTGGTTATGCAACAGATGAAACCCGCGAGCTGATGCCCCTTACCCATGTCTTGGCCACCAAGCTAGGGGCTAAACTCACTGAAGTGAGGAAGAATGGAACCTGCCCATGGCTTAGGCCAGATGGGAAGACCCAAGTGACTGTTGAGTACAAGAATGAAGGTGGTGCCATGGTCCCTCTCAGGGTCCACACTGTGCTCATCTCAACCCAACATGATGAGACTGTCACAAATGAGCAGATCGGCAAGGACCTGAAGGAGCATGTCATCAAGCCAGTCATCCCCTCGCAGTACCTTGATGACAAGACCATCTTCCACCTCAACCCATCTGGCCGTTTTGTTATTGGAGGACCCCATGGTGATGCAGGGCTCACTGGCCGCAAGATCATCATTGACACTTATGGTGGGTGGGGTGCTCATGGTGGCGGTGCCTTCTCTGGCAAGGACCCAACAAAGGTGGACCGCAGCGGTGCCTACATTGTCAGGCAAGCAGCCAAAAGTGTAGTGGCTTCTGGGCTTGCCCGGCGCTGCATTGTGCAGGTCTCTTATGCTATTGGTGTCCCAGAGCCTTTGTCTGTGTTTGTGGACACATACAAGACTGGTAAGATCCCAGACAGAGACATACTGGCTCTGATCAAGGAAAATTTTGACTTCAGGCCAGGGATGATTGCCATTGACCTCGACCTGAAAAGAGGAGGCAATTCTAGGTACCAGAAGACTGCTGCCTATGGGCATTTCGGCCGGGATGACGCAGATTTCACTTGGGAGACTGTCAAGCAACTCAAGAATGATAAGGCTTAG
- the LOC122057875 gene encoding protein FLOWERING LOCUS D-like isoform X1, with protein MNASNSNQISEQTFSIPQITMQNSLRILNPQPNHDSDPTPIANPNSFPLPSLSIPIKRKRGRVSRKPSSLPLNNQVFPPFSLLYGIVNGSNELVSSPFSSSMSPTKPLPTTNIENSTTSQAPGVTPDISEEIIVINKEATAEALIAFSAGFPADSLTEEEIEAGVVSVVGGIEQVNYILIRNHILNKWRENVSIWLSKESFADSIPPHCDALLNSAYNFLVSHGCINFGVAAAIKEKIPAKATKPNVIVVGAGLAGLASARQLMAFGFKVVVLEGRKRAGGRVYTKKMEGANRIAAADLGGSVLTSTQGNPLAILARQLMYSLHKVRDKCPLYGPDGKPVDTDVDSKVETAFNRLLDQASRLRQLMGEVSVDVSLGAALETFREVFGDAVNAEELNLFNWHLANLEYANAGLLSKLSLAFWDQDDPYDMGGDHCFLPGGNGRLVQALAENLPILYEKTVHTIQYRSGGVQVLAGNQVFEGDMVLCTVPLGVLKSGSIKFIPELPQRKLDGIKRLGFGLLNKVAMLFPHVFWGTELDTFGHLSDNPSRRGEFFLFYSYASVAGGPLLIALVAGEAALKFESMPPTDAVTLVLQILKGIYEPQGIDVPKPIQTVCTRWGCDPFSLGSYSNVAVGASGDDYDILAENVGDGRLFFAGEATNRRYPATMHGAFLSGLREAASMAHHANARALQIKVERSPSKDAQSYTTLLADLFREPDLEFGSFAVILGPKSDPKSMAILRVTFSGSRKKSNEGPKPDQQHSNKLLFQQLQSHFNQQQQLHVYTLLSSQQALELSEVRGGDEMRLYYLCEKLGVKLIGRRGLGSAADSVIAAIKAERGNRRPISTSFALKSGTAKQKPSYSKQTWIRRAKTVSTSNNSASVPR; from the exons ATGAACGCATCAAATTCCAATCAAATCTCGGAACAAACCTTCTCAATACCCCAGATCACAATGCAGAACAGTCTCCGGATCCTCAATCCACAACCAAACCATGACTCAGACCCTACTCCTATCGCTAACCCTAATTCGTTTCCACTGCCCTCACTTTCCATCCCCATAAAGCGAAAGCGGGGCAGGGTTTCTCGCAAgccctcctctctccctctcaataACCAGGTTTTTCCgccattttctcttctctacGGCATCGTTAATGGTAGTAACGAActtgtttcttctcctttttcttcttctatgtcTCCTACCAAACCCTTGCCCACCACTAACATAGAGAACTCGACAACTTCTCAAGCGCCTGGTGTCACTCCGGACATCTCAGAGGAGATCATTGTCATTAACAAAGAAGCCACTGCCGAAGCTCTCATTGCTTTCTCCGCTGGCTTCCCCGCAGATTCCCTCACCGAAGAGGAAATCGAAGCCGGGGTCGTCTCCGTCGTTGGAGGTATCGAGCAGGTTAATTACATATTAATCAGAAACCATATCCTCAATAAATGGAGAGAAAATGTGTCCATCTGGCTCTCCAAAGAGTCTTTCGCTGATTCTATACCCCCGCACTGCGATGCCCTCTTGAATTCCGCTTATAATTTCTTGGTTTCTCATGGGTGCATTAATTTTGGGGTCGCCGCTgcaatcaaagagaagattccGGCAAAGGCCACCAAGCCAAACGTGATTGTGGTCGGAGCTGGGTTGGCTGGTTTGGCCTCTGCGAGGCAGTTAAtggcttttgggtttaaggtGGTCGTGTTGGAAGGCAGGAAACGGGCTGGTGGACGGGTCTACACGAAGAAAATGGAAGGCGCCAACAGAATTGCAGCTGCAGATTTAGGGGGTAGTGTCTTGACTAGTACTCAAGGGAACCCACTTGCGATTTTAGCTAGGCAGCTCATGTATTCTCTGCATAAGGTGAGGGATAAGTGCCCACTTTACGGGCCAGATGGGAAACCAGTTGACACGGACGTGGATTCCAAGGTAGAGACAGCATTTAACAGGCTCTTGGACCAGGCGAGCAGGCTCAGGCAGTTAATGGGAGAGGTCTCTGTGGATGTCTCTTTGGGTGCAGCACTGGAGACCTTCAGGGAGGTCTTTGGGGATGCAGTGAATGCTGAAGAGTTGAACTTGTTCAATTGGCATCTTGCGAACTTGGAGTATGCTAATGCGGGTTTGCTCTCGAAGCTCTCACTCGCATTTTGGGATCAAGACGACCCTTATGACATGGGAGGGGATCACTGTTTCTTGCCAGGAGGAAATGGAAGATTGGTTCAGGCATTGGCAGAGAACTTACCCATCCTTTATGAGAAGACCGTGCATACAATCCAATACCGTAGTGGAGGAGTGCAGGTTCTTGCAGGGAACCAGGTTTTTGAAGGCGATATGGTGCTTTGCACAGTCCCGCTTGGGGTGCTCAAGAGTGGTTCAATCAAGTTCATTCCTGAACTGCCTCAGAGGAAGCTCGATGGAATAAAGAGGTTAGGATTTGGGTTGTTAAACAAGGTGGCAATGTTGTTCCCCCATGTGTTTTGGGGTACTGAGCTTGATACATTTGGGCACCTTTCAGATAATCCCAGTCGTCGTGGGGAGTTTTTCCTGTTCTATAGCTATGCCAGTGTGGCTGGTGGTCCTCTCTTGATTGCTTTAGTAGCAGGAGAAGCTGCGCTCAAGTTTGAGAGCATGCCCCCTACTGATGCTGTTACCCTGGTTCTTCAGATCCTCAAAG GTATTTACGAGCCACAGGGAATTGATGTTCCTAAGCCCATTCAAACTGTCTGCACCAGGTGGGGTTGCGACCCCTTCAGTTTAGGTTCCTATTCCAATGTTGCAGTGGGGGCATCAGGTGATGATTATGACATCTTGGCTGAAAATGTTGGAGATGGGAGGCTTTTCTTTGCAGGGGAGGCCACAAATAGGCGATACCCTGCAACCATGCATGGGGCATTCCTGAGTGGTCTGAGGGAAGCTGCGAGTATGGCACATCATGCCAATGCTCGAGCCTTGCAAATTAAAGTTGAGAGAAGCCCGTCCAAGGACGCTCAATCTTATACTACCCTACTAGCAGATTTATTCAGAGAACCTGATTTAGAATTTGGAAGCTTTGCTGTTATTCTTGGACCAAAGTCTGATCCCAAGTCTATGGCCATCTTGAGGGTCACTTTTAGTGGGTCTCGGAAGAAGAGCAATGAAGGGCCAAAGCCTGATCAACAACATTCAAATAAGTTACTTTTTCAGCAGCTTCAATCACATTTTAATCAGCAGCAACAGCTCCATGTATACACATTGTTATCGAGTCAGCAGGCGCTTGAACTCAGTGAGGTGAGAGGAGGTGATGAGATGAGATTGTATTACCTATGCGAGAAGCTTGGAGTGAAATTGATTGGAAGGAGAGGTTTGGGATCCGCAGCTGATTCTGTCATTGCAGCCATTAAGGCTGAAAGGGGCAACCGTAGACCAATTTCAACATCTTTTGCTCTTAAATCAG gaACAGCAAAGCAAAAACCAAGTTATTCCAAGCAGACATGGATCAG AAGGGCTAAAACAGTGAGTACCAGCAACAATTCTGCATCTGTTCCCAGATGA
- the LOC122057875 gene encoding protein FLOWERING LOCUS D-like isoform X2 encodes MNASNSNQISEQTFSIPQITMQNSLRILNPQPNHDSDPTPIANPNSFPLPSLSIPIKRKRGRVSRKPSSLPLNNQVFPPFSLLYGIVNGSNELVSSPFSSSMSPTKPLPTTNIENSTTSQAPGVTPDISEEIIVINKEATAEALIAFSAGFPADSLTEEEIEAGVVSVVGGIEQVNYILIRNHILNKWRENVSIWLSKESFADSIPPHCDALLNSAYNFLVSHGCINFGVAAAIKEKIPAKATKPNVIVVGAGLAGLASARQLMAFGFKVVVLEGRKRAGGRVYTKKMEGANRIAAADLGGSVLTSTQGNPLAILARQLMYSLHKVRDKCPLYGPDGKPVDTDVDSKVETAFNRLLDQASRLRQLMGEVSVDVSLGAALETFREVFGDAVNAEELNLFNWHLANLEYANAGLLSKLSLAFWDQDDPYDMGGDHCFLPGGNGRLVQALAENLPILYEKTVHTIQYRSGGVQVLAGNQVFEGDMVLCTVPLGVLKSGSIKFIPELPQRKLDGIKRLGFGLLNKVAMLFPHVFWGTELDTFGHLSDNPSRRGEFFLFYSYASVAGGPLLIALVAGEAALKFESMPPTDAVTLVLQILKGIYEPQGIDVPKPIQTVCTRWGCDPFSLGSYSNVAVGASGDDYDILAENVGDGRLFFAGEATNRRYPATMHGAFLSGLREAASMAHHANARALQIKVERSPSKDAQSYTTLLADLFREPDLEFGSFAVILGPKSDPKSMAILRVTFSGSRKKSNEGPKPDQQHSNKLLFQQLQSHFNQQQQLHVYTLLSSQQALELSEVRGGDEMRLYYLCEKLGVKLIGRRGLGSAADSVIAAIKAERGNRRPISTSFALKSAKQKPSYSKQTWIRRAKTVSTSNNSASVPR; translated from the exons ATGAACGCATCAAATTCCAATCAAATCTCGGAACAAACCTTCTCAATACCCCAGATCACAATGCAGAACAGTCTCCGGATCCTCAATCCACAACCAAACCATGACTCAGACCCTACTCCTATCGCTAACCCTAATTCGTTTCCACTGCCCTCACTTTCCATCCCCATAAAGCGAAAGCGGGGCAGGGTTTCTCGCAAgccctcctctctccctctcaataACCAGGTTTTTCCgccattttctcttctctacGGCATCGTTAATGGTAGTAACGAActtgtttcttctcctttttcttcttctatgtcTCCTACCAAACCCTTGCCCACCACTAACATAGAGAACTCGACAACTTCTCAAGCGCCTGGTGTCACTCCGGACATCTCAGAGGAGATCATTGTCATTAACAAAGAAGCCACTGCCGAAGCTCTCATTGCTTTCTCCGCTGGCTTCCCCGCAGATTCCCTCACCGAAGAGGAAATCGAAGCCGGGGTCGTCTCCGTCGTTGGAGGTATCGAGCAGGTTAATTACATATTAATCAGAAACCATATCCTCAATAAATGGAGAGAAAATGTGTCCATCTGGCTCTCCAAAGAGTCTTTCGCTGATTCTATACCCCCGCACTGCGATGCCCTCTTGAATTCCGCTTATAATTTCTTGGTTTCTCATGGGTGCATTAATTTTGGGGTCGCCGCTgcaatcaaagagaagattccGGCAAAGGCCACCAAGCCAAACGTGATTGTGGTCGGAGCTGGGTTGGCTGGTTTGGCCTCTGCGAGGCAGTTAAtggcttttgggtttaaggtGGTCGTGTTGGAAGGCAGGAAACGGGCTGGTGGACGGGTCTACACGAAGAAAATGGAAGGCGCCAACAGAATTGCAGCTGCAGATTTAGGGGGTAGTGTCTTGACTAGTACTCAAGGGAACCCACTTGCGATTTTAGCTAGGCAGCTCATGTATTCTCTGCATAAGGTGAGGGATAAGTGCCCACTTTACGGGCCAGATGGGAAACCAGTTGACACGGACGTGGATTCCAAGGTAGAGACAGCATTTAACAGGCTCTTGGACCAGGCGAGCAGGCTCAGGCAGTTAATGGGAGAGGTCTCTGTGGATGTCTCTTTGGGTGCAGCACTGGAGACCTTCAGGGAGGTCTTTGGGGATGCAGTGAATGCTGAAGAGTTGAACTTGTTCAATTGGCATCTTGCGAACTTGGAGTATGCTAATGCGGGTTTGCTCTCGAAGCTCTCACTCGCATTTTGGGATCAAGACGACCCTTATGACATGGGAGGGGATCACTGTTTCTTGCCAGGAGGAAATGGAAGATTGGTTCAGGCATTGGCAGAGAACTTACCCATCCTTTATGAGAAGACCGTGCATACAATCCAATACCGTAGTGGAGGAGTGCAGGTTCTTGCAGGGAACCAGGTTTTTGAAGGCGATATGGTGCTTTGCACAGTCCCGCTTGGGGTGCTCAAGAGTGGTTCAATCAAGTTCATTCCTGAACTGCCTCAGAGGAAGCTCGATGGAATAAAGAGGTTAGGATTTGGGTTGTTAAACAAGGTGGCAATGTTGTTCCCCCATGTGTTTTGGGGTACTGAGCTTGATACATTTGGGCACCTTTCAGATAATCCCAGTCGTCGTGGGGAGTTTTTCCTGTTCTATAGCTATGCCAGTGTGGCTGGTGGTCCTCTCTTGATTGCTTTAGTAGCAGGAGAAGCTGCGCTCAAGTTTGAGAGCATGCCCCCTACTGATGCTGTTACCCTGGTTCTTCAGATCCTCAAAG GTATTTACGAGCCACAGGGAATTGATGTTCCTAAGCCCATTCAAACTGTCTGCACCAGGTGGGGTTGCGACCCCTTCAGTTTAGGTTCCTATTCCAATGTTGCAGTGGGGGCATCAGGTGATGATTATGACATCTTGGCTGAAAATGTTGGAGATGGGAGGCTTTTCTTTGCAGGGGAGGCCACAAATAGGCGATACCCTGCAACCATGCATGGGGCATTCCTGAGTGGTCTGAGGGAAGCTGCGAGTATGGCACATCATGCCAATGCTCGAGCCTTGCAAATTAAAGTTGAGAGAAGCCCGTCCAAGGACGCTCAATCTTATACTACCCTACTAGCAGATTTATTCAGAGAACCTGATTTAGAATTTGGAAGCTTTGCTGTTATTCTTGGACCAAAGTCTGATCCCAAGTCTATGGCCATCTTGAGGGTCACTTTTAGTGGGTCTCGGAAGAAGAGCAATGAAGGGCCAAAGCCTGATCAACAACATTCAAATAAGTTACTTTTTCAGCAGCTTCAATCACATTTTAATCAGCAGCAACAGCTCCATGTATACACATTGTTATCGAGTCAGCAGGCGCTTGAACTCAGTGAGGTGAGAGGAGGTGATGAGATGAGATTGTATTACCTATGCGAGAAGCTTGGAGTGAAATTGATTGGAAGGAGAGGTTTGGGATCCGCAGCTGATTCTGTCATTGCAGCCATTAAGGCTGAAAGGGGCAACCGTAGACCAATTTCAACATCTTTTGCTCTTAAATCAG CAAAGCAAAAACCAAGTTATTCCAAGCAGACATGGATCAG AAGGGCTAAAACAGTGAGTACCAGCAACAATTCTGCATCTGTTCCCAGATGA
- the LOC122057877 gene encoding uncharacterized protein LOC122057877, which produces MAMLNLAVSSLRTNVSPPLLPFSSFPDSLFPSPKTSAMSFPLAATSNKRAFFGLSTAFKTKHFEGLELTQQQEEEEEEEQVRTEPTETLLYSFAPLPWLLVAAVPGAATVRSLFGPFVELVKFLNLPDWLVHWGHPGNMAVVLFAMGGYGTYLGFRIRFSDDVEEKAKAKDLHPKLLAGMFFFFALGATGGVTSLLTSNRPIFESPHAITGSIGLALLTIQTILPALFGGNPGLRNVHGILGSGIMTLFLIHATLGLQLGLSY; this is translated from the exons atggcAATGTTGAATTTGGCCGTTTCCAGTCTCAGAACAAACGTCTCTCCACCTCTCCTGCCCTTTTCCTCGTTTCCTGATTCCCTATTCCCTTCCCCAAAAACCTCTGCAATGTCCTTTCCCTTGGCTGCAACAAGTAACAAACGGGCTTTCTTCGGCCTCTCCACCGCCTTCAAGACCAAGCATTTCGAAGGACTGGAGTTGACccaacaacaagaagaagaagaagaggaagaacaagtAAGGACAGAGCCCACAGAGACCCTCTTGTACTCCTTCGCTCCTTTGCCCTGGCTACTTGTGGCCGCTGTTCCCGGAG CTGCAACTGTGAGGTCTTTGTTTGGGCCTTTCGTTGAACTGGTCAAGTTTTTGAATCTTCCTGATTGGTTGGTCCACTGGGGTCACCCTGGCAATATG GCTGTGGTTCTCTTTGCTATGGGTGGTTATGGAACTTACTTGGGCTTCCGAATTCGGTTCTCCGACGATGTC GAGGAGAAGGCAAAGGCAAAAGATTTACACCCAAAGCTACTGGCTGGtatgtttttcttctttgctcttGGAGCAACTGGTGGAGTCACATCTCTACTCACTTCTAATAGACCTATCTTTGAGAG TCCACATGCTATTACAGGTTCCATTGGGCTTGCTTTGCTGACCATTCAGACCATTTTGCCTGCACTATTCGGG GGAAATCCTGGACTACGGAATGTTCATGGTATCTTGGGTAGTGGGATCATGACTCTATTTCTTATTCATGCCACACTTGGTTTACAACTTGGCCTCAGCTATTGA
- the LOC122094674 gene encoding ankyrin repeat-containing protein BDA1-like, whose translation MEREEQARRERETMMKRLYDASLSGSLSSLIELIEEDQLILDRDFMITHFNETPLHIAAMLGHVEFAREILRRKPELATELDSESSSPLHLASTKGNLEMVKELLRINPDVCCITDHDGRTPLHLAAIKGRIDVMKELIQARPKVIHVRVFDRGESILHLCVKYNRLESLKLILESATDQELELLNSKDDDGNTALHLAAAKKQTKGIELLLAKNGVEVNALNESGLTALDILAQSPRDMKDMDIGESLRALGALRARDIGGATITRPNTLTMTHTCKESPHDKYDWLERKKNSLMVVSTVIATMSFQAVLSPPRGLWQDDNNNHKAGTSILADDQFGVYTGFLVVNTLSFLGSLSITFLLISGLPLKRRFFMWILLISMWVVITSLVSIYIISMLEVTPDGQFGILTNCTVIIWLGMVSLVLLVHTGRWFLKSVNVLPLLLRVGVWTFTLAITIGSIVEFSKYFYFWGMKILLYIFCIWCGMVVPILLLYTARFVKKSWKVLVKMAGCLRAMRNDENQSIV comes from the exons ATGGAGAGGGAAGAGCAGGCAAGAAGAGAGCGAGAGACAATGATGAAAAGACTTTATGACGCTTCGTTGAGTGGAAGTCTCTCATCTCTGATTGAACTCATTGAGGAAGACCAGCTCATTCTCGATAGAGATTTTATGATTACTCACTTCAATGAGACTCCACTCCACATAGCAGCAATGCTAGGCCATGTTGAGTTTGCAAGAGAGATTTTGAGACGCAAACCAGAACTTGCAACTGAGTTAGACTCAGAAAGTTCTTCACCTCTTCACTTGGCTTCAACAAAAGGGAACCTTGAAATGGTGAAAGAGTTGTTAAGGATCAACCCAGATGTTTGTTGTATTACTGACCATGATGGGAGAACCCCTCTTCATCTTGCAGCGATCAAAGGCCGGATAGATGTCATGAAAGAGTTGATTCAGGCTCGACCTAAGGTCATTCATGTGAGGGTGTTTGATAGAGGAGAAAGCATTCTACACTTGTGTGTTAAATACAACCGTTTGGAGTCACTTAAACTAATATTGGAATCAGCAACTGACCAAGAATTAGAGCTTCTCAATTCTAAAGATGACGATGGTAACACTGCTTTGCATCTTGCTGCAGCTAAGAAACAGACAAAG GGCATCGAGTTGTTGTTGGCTAAAAACGGAGTAGAGGTAAATGCCTTGAATGAGAGTGGTCTTACAGCTTTGGATATCTTAGCACAATCTCCACGAGATATGAAAGACATGGATATTGGTGAGTCTCTAAGGGCTCTTGGAGCATTAAGAGCCAGAGATATTGGTGGGGCAACCATAACAAGACCTAACACTTTGACGATGACACATACTTGTAAGGAATCCCCTCATGATAAATATGACTGgttagagaggaagaagaattcaTTAATGGTGGTGTCAACTGTGATTGCTACTATGTCTTTCCAAGCGGTATTGAGTCCTCCACGTGGTCTTTGGCAAGATGACAATAATAACCACAAAGCTGGTACATCTATACTCGCAGATGATCAATTTGGAGTTTACACTGGATTCTTAGTTGTTAACACACTTTCTTTCCTTGGGTCTCTTAGTATTACCTTTTTACTCATAAGTGGATTGCCATTGAAGCGAAGGTTTTTTATGTGGATATTGCTGATAAGTATGTGGGTCGTTATCACATCATTGGTATCGATTTACATTATATCAATGCTTGAAGTGACACCTGATGGTCAGTTTGGGATTTTAACGAATTGTACAGTCATTATTTGGTTGGGAATGGTGAGCCTTGTTCTTTTAGTTCACACTGGTCGCTGGTTCTTAAAGAGTGTGAATGTATTACCCTTGCTTCTGAGGGTTGGTGTGTGGACTTTTACCCTAGCAATCACAATCGGATCAATCGTGgagttttcaaaatatttttatttctgggGAATGAAGATTTTACTTTATATCTTCTGTATTTGGTGTGGAATGGTGGTCCCTATTCTCTTACTTTACACTGCCCGATTCGTGAAGAAGAGCTGGAAAGTATTAGTAAAGATGGCTGGATGTTTAAGAGCTATGAGGAATGATGAGAATCAATCCATTGTCTGA